The Streptomyces tendae genome has a window encoding:
- a CDS encoding S1 family peptidase — MRRRTGLTHAVVAAALLIGSFTAAGTLPASAHDAPATATAGGTEAAPASPGLLRAMQRDLGLTRAEAEERLAAEREATALAPKARKAAGSAYGGSWFDAGNGKLTVAVTPDADATTVRTLRDSGAAVRTVAHTERQLDAAKSRLDQLDAPAGVASWSVDPAANSVVVNVVDGRRADNDVRAFVGKAREAGPVTVRTVRTSPSTFAAGTVGGDPYYTGNVRCSIGFSVHGGFVTAGHCGGAGQQVRGWDGSYIGNFQGSSFPGDDYAWVNVGSGWWTVPVVLGWGTVPDQLVRGSAEAPVGASICRSGSTTHWHCGRVLAKNETVNYSQGAVHQMTKTSVCAEGGDSGGSFLSGDQAQGVTSGGWGNCSSGGETWFQPVNEILNRYGLTLHTA; from the coding sequence ATGAGAAGACGCACCGGACTCACGCATGCCGTGGTCGCCGCCGCGCTGCTGATCGGCAGCTTCACCGCCGCGGGCACACTCCCGGCCTCGGCGCACGACGCCCCCGCCACCGCCACCGCCGGCGGCACCGAAGCGGCACCCGCCTCCCCCGGGCTGCTGCGGGCGATGCAGCGCGACCTCGGCCTGACCCGCGCCGAGGCGGAGGAGCGCCTGGCCGCCGAACGCGAGGCCACCGCCCTGGCCCCCAAGGCACGCAAGGCCGCCGGATCCGCCTACGGCGGCTCCTGGTTCGACGCCGGCAACGGGAAGCTCACCGTCGCCGTCACCCCGGACGCCGACGCCACGACCGTGCGCACCCTGCGCGACTCCGGTGCCGCCGTCCGCACCGTGGCGCACACCGAACGGCAGCTGGACGCGGCCAAGTCCCGCCTCGACCAGCTCGACGCCCCGGCGGGCGTGGCCAGTTGGTCCGTGGACCCGGCCGCCAACTCGGTGGTGGTGAACGTGGTCGACGGCCGGCGGGCCGACAACGATGTCCGCGCCTTCGTGGGCAAGGCCCGCGAGGCGGGCCCGGTCACCGTGCGGACCGTGCGCACCTCCCCCAGCACCTTCGCCGCGGGCACGGTCGGCGGCGACCCGTACTACACCGGCAACGTCCGCTGTTCCATAGGCTTCTCGGTGCACGGCGGCTTCGTCACCGCCGGCCACTGCGGCGGCGCCGGGCAGCAGGTGAGGGGCTGGGACGGCTCGTACATCGGCAACTTCCAGGGCTCCTCGTTCCCGGGCGACGACTACGCCTGGGTGAACGTGGGCAGCGGCTGGTGGACCGTGCCGGTGGTGCTCGGCTGGGGCACCGTGCCGGACCAGTTGGTGCGCGGTTCGGCGGAGGCGCCGGTGGGTGCCTCGATCTGCCGCTCGGGCTCCACGACGCACTGGCACTGCGGCCGCGTGCTGGCCAAGAACGAGACCGTGAACTACAGCCAGGGGGCGGTGCACCAGATGACGAAGACCAGTGTGTGCGCCGAGGGCGGTGACTCGGGCGGTTCGTTCCTCAGCGGTGACCAGGCCCAGGGCGTCACCTCCGGAGGCTGGGGCAACTGCTCCAGCGGGGGCGAGACCTGGTTCCAGCCGGTCAACGAGATCCTCAACCGCTACGGGCTGACGCTGCACACCGCCTGA
- a CDS encoding ABC transporter substrate-binding protein — MNTTYTRRPRRRAAGAVLAGTLAVLLAATGCSSKADDGDKGGDAADGVRTGPGVDADTIRLGALTDLTGPYATLGKSIVQAQQMWADETNAKGGICDRKVEIVVKDHGYDVQKAVTAYADIAPDVVALPQVIGSPVVAALLDDIERDKMLTFPQAWAASLLGKDAVQVLGTTYDVDMIAAVEFLTRTKGLKKGDTIGHVYFEGDYGANALEGSTWAAERAGMKVAGQKIQATDTDLSAQVSALRKQGVKAVLISAGPAQTASLVGVAASRGLKVPVVSSAPGFAPQLMETPAAPALAAMLSVVSAAPAVSSDLPGVERMVASYKKKYPDSPVDSGVLSGYNAAQLIGSDLAKACEAGGLSREDVVKAHRSQTNADTGLGTPQNFSDVNRPASVETYVLKPDAKAVGGVVNAEDAHTAPGVEEYLSAR, encoded by the coding sequence GTGAACACCACGTACACCCGCCGTCCCCGCCGCCGCGCCGCCGGGGCCGTCCTCGCCGGCACCCTCGCCGTGCTGCTCGCGGCCACCGGATGCAGCTCGAAGGCGGACGACGGCGACAAGGGCGGCGACGCCGCGGACGGCGTCCGCACCGGACCCGGCGTCGACGCCGACACCATCAGACTGGGCGCCCTCACCGACCTGACCGGCCCCTACGCCACCCTCGGCAAGAGCATCGTGCAGGCCCAGCAGATGTGGGCCGACGAGACCAACGCCAAGGGCGGCATCTGCGACCGCAAGGTGGAAATCGTCGTCAAGGACCACGGCTACGACGTGCAGAAGGCCGTCACCGCCTACGCGGACATCGCCCCGGACGTGGTGGCGCTGCCCCAGGTGATCGGCTCCCCGGTGGTCGCCGCCCTGCTCGACGACATCGAGCGGGACAAGATGCTCACCTTCCCGCAGGCGTGGGCCGCCTCCCTGCTCGGCAAGGACGCCGTCCAGGTGCTGGGCACCACCTACGACGTCGACATGATCGCCGCGGTGGAGTTCCTCACCCGCACCAAGGGCCTGAAGAAGGGCGACACCATAGGCCACGTCTACTTCGAGGGCGACTACGGGGCCAACGCCCTGGAAGGCTCCACCTGGGCGGCCGAGCGGGCCGGGATGAAGGTGGCCGGCCAGAAGATCCAGGCCACGGACACCGATCTGTCGGCGCAGGTCTCGGCGCTGCGCAAGCAGGGCGTCAAGGCCGTCCTGATCAGCGCGGGACCGGCGCAGACCGCCTCCCTGGTCGGTGTCGCCGCCTCGCGCGGCCTGAAGGTCCCCGTCGTCAGCAGCGCCCCCGGATTCGCTCCCCAGCTGATGGAGACGCCCGCCGCGCCCGCTCTCGCGGCGATGCTGAGCGTGGTCAGCGCCGCGCCCGCGGTCAGCTCCGACCTGCCCGGCGTCGAGCGCATGGTGGCGTCGTACAAGAAGAAGTACCCGGACTCGCCGGTCGACTCCGGTGTGCTGTCCGGCTACAACGCCGCCCAGCTCATCGGCTCCGACCTGGCCAAGGCCTGTGAGGCGGGCGGCCTGAGCCGGGAGGACGTCGTCAAGGCGCACCGCTCGCAGACCAACGCCGACACCGGGCTCGGCACGCCGCAGAACTTCTCCGACGTGAACCGTCCCGCCAGCGTGGAGACGTACGTGCTCAAGCCCGACGCCAAGGCGGTCGGCGGCGTGGTGAACGCCGAGGACGCGCACACCGCTCCGGGGGTCGAGGAGTACCTGTCCGCCCGCTGA
- a CDS encoding ABC transporter ATP-binding protein, with translation MNDRTTTAPPVLAVRDVTVRFAGLTALDGVSFTVAPGSVHALIGPNGAGKSTCFNVLSGLCRPAAGSVTLGDTELTRLAPHRIAALGVARTFQNIVTTQGTVADNLMLGRHALTRAGFTASALRLPSARREQRDHLARAREIAELTGLGAHFDTPVGLLPYGDRKRVELARALCLEPRVLLLDEPVAGMNAAERARTAEVVGELRAELGLSVVLVEHDMGLVMRLADDVTVLDFGRPIAHGTPDEVRQDPEVLRAYLGTDATGEDAA, from the coding sequence GTGAACGACCGCACCACCACCGCACCGCCCGTGCTCGCCGTACGGGACGTCACCGTGCGCTTCGCCGGGCTCACCGCGCTCGACGGCGTGTCCTTCACCGTCGCCCCCGGCTCGGTGCACGCCCTCATCGGACCCAACGGCGCGGGCAAGTCCACCTGTTTCAACGTGCTGTCGGGGCTGTGCCGCCCCGCCGCCGGCAGCGTGACGCTCGGCGACACCGAGCTGACCCGGCTCGCCCCGCACCGCATCGCCGCGCTCGGCGTGGCCCGTACCTTCCAGAACATCGTCACCACCCAGGGCACCGTCGCCGACAACCTGATGCTCGGCCGGCACGCCCTCACCCGCGCCGGTTTCACCGCCAGTGCCCTGCGGCTGCCGAGCGCCCGCCGGGAACAGCGGGACCACCTCGCACGAGCCCGCGAGATCGCCGAACTGACCGGCCTGGGCGCCCACTTCGACACACCCGTCGGCCTGCTGCCGTACGGCGACCGCAAGCGCGTGGAACTCGCCCGCGCCCTGTGCCTGGAGCCCCGTGTGCTGCTGCTCGACGAACCGGTGGCCGGCATGAACGCCGCCGAACGCGCCCGCACCGCCGAGGTGGTGGGTGAACTCCGCGCCGAACTCGGCCTGTCCGTGGTCCTGGTCGAGCACGACATGGGGCTCGTGATGCGCCTCGCCGACGACGTCACCGTGCTGGACTTCGGCCGGCCCATCGCGCACGGCACGCCCGACGAGGTCCGCCAGGACCCCGAGGTGCTGCGCGCCTATCTCGGCACCGACGCGACCGGGGAGGACGCGGCATGA
- a CDS encoding branched-chain amino acid ABC transporter permease: MSDRLTSLLTRRRATLLTVAVLLCLPPFYLDAFWLRIGLFSMAAAIGAVGLALLSGTAGQLSLGHAFFLAVGAYGYAWLAGDPGPGLPSALAAPLAVLMAGVAGGLFSPVAGRVKGIYLGIATLALVFLGHHVLLTADSVTGGFNGRSVQPLALGGLTFDGSDELTVLGVPFGAEERLWFLGLALFAVTWFTARGLLRSRPGRALAALRDSETAAAVMGVDVARHRSAAFVVSSMYAGLAGVLLALVFRRVVPDYFSLVLSVDYLAMIVIGGLGSVAGATAGAVFVTALPLLMTRYADQLPLVAAPGTADGAVGPTEAARYLYGAAIVLVLLYAPDGLHGLARRARDRLRRRRTPTSSPDPALPTPPPPAAAARPKEHTP; this comes from the coding sequence GTGTCTGACCGGCTCACCTCGCTCCTCACCCGCCGCCGGGCGACGCTGCTGACGGTCGCCGTGCTCCTGTGCCTGCCGCCGTTCTACCTGGACGCCTTCTGGCTGCGCATCGGCCTGTTCTCCATGGCGGCGGCCATCGGTGCCGTCGGCCTCGCCCTGCTCAGCGGCACCGCGGGCCAGCTCTCCCTGGGCCACGCCTTCTTCCTCGCCGTCGGGGCGTACGGCTACGCCTGGCTGGCCGGCGACCCCGGACCCGGACTGCCGTCCGCCCTGGCCGCCCCCCTGGCGGTGCTGATGGCCGGTGTCGCCGGCGGGCTGTTCAGCCCCGTCGCCGGCCGGGTCAAGGGCATCTACCTGGGCATCGCCACCCTCGCGCTGGTCTTCCTCGGCCATCACGTCCTGCTCACCGCCGACTCGGTCACCGGCGGCTTCAACGGCCGTTCCGTCCAGCCGCTCGCCCTCGGCGGCCTCACCTTCGACGGGAGCGACGAACTGACCGTCCTGGGCGTGCCGTTCGGCGCGGAGGAACGGCTGTGGTTCCTGGGCCTGGCCCTGTTCGCGGTCACCTGGTTCACCGCCCGGGGCCTGCTGCGCTCCCGCCCCGGACGGGCGCTGGCCGCGCTACGCGACAGCGAGACCGCCGCCGCCGTGATGGGCGTCGACGTGGCCCGGCACCGCTCCGCCGCCTTCGTGGTGTCGTCGATGTACGCGGGCCTCGCGGGAGTGCTGCTCGCGCTGGTCTTCCGCCGCGTGGTGCCCGACTACTTCTCGCTGGTGCTGTCCGTCGACTACCTCGCCATGATCGTCATCGGCGGCCTGGGCTCGGTCGCCGGTGCCACCGCGGGCGCCGTGTTCGTCACCGCGCTCCCGCTGCTGATGACCCGCTACGCCGACCAGCTTCCGCTGGTGGCCGCGCCGGGCACCGCCGACGGCGCCGTCGGCCCCACCGAGGCCGCCCGCTACCTGTACGGCGCCGCCATCGTCCTCGTCCTGCTGTACGCCCCCGACGGGCTGCACGGTCTGGCCCGCCGGGCCCGCGACCGCCTGCGGCGCCGCCGCACCCCGACCTCCTCACCGGACCCCGCCCTTCCCACGCCCCCGCCGCCGGCCGCGGCCGCACGACCCAAGGAGCACACCCCGTGA
- a CDS encoding branched-chain amino acid ABC transporter permease, whose protein sequence is MTDLLDSLLGGLALGAVYALVALGFVVIFKASGVLNFAHGSLLLFGGYLVAVLHDDLGFAGALALAVLVTAALAGALDRFLLQRGGTDAHSAHVQTIVTIGIDIVLLTELARRIGGDLLTLGDPWGDAVTELGPLTVADSRLAAIVVSAVVIGGVFALFRFTDWGLSLRAAAEDMEAAALMGVRLGRVRAGAWCLAGALAALAAVFLAAFPAPGLERTTGQIALNAFPAAILGGLASPTGALAGSLIIGLTESLVIGYQSELHVLGEGFGDVAPYAVMLLVLLVRPNGLFGAKGAARV, encoded by the coding sequence ATGACGGACCTCCTGGACAGCCTGCTGGGCGGACTGGCCCTCGGCGCGGTGTACGCGCTGGTCGCCCTCGGCTTCGTCGTCATCTTCAAGGCCTCGGGCGTGCTCAACTTCGCCCACGGCTCCCTGCTCCTGTTCGGCGGCTACCTGGTCGCCGTCCTCCACGACGACCTGGGCTTCGCCGGGGCGCTCGCCCTCGCGGTCCTCGTCACGGCCGCCCTCGCCGGGGCGCTGGACCGGTTCCTGCTGCAACGCGGCGGCACCGACGCCCACTCCGCGCACGTGCAGACCATCGTCACCATCGGCATCGACATCGTGCTGCTCACGGAGCTGGCCCGGCGCATCGGCGGTGACCTGCTGACGCTCGGCGACCCGTGGGGCGACGCGGTGACCGAACTCGGGCCGCTGACCGTCGCGGACAGCAGGCTCGCCGCGATCGTCGTGTCGGCCGTGGTCATCGGCGGCGTGTTCGCGCTGTTCCGCTTCACCGACTGGGGCCTGTCCCTGCGGGCGGCGGCGGAGGACATGGAGGCCGCCGCGCTCATGGGCGTACGGCTGGGCCGGGTACGGGCGGGCGCCTGGTGCCTGGCGGGCGCGCTCGCCGCGCTGGCGGCGGTGTTCCTCGCCGCGTTCCCCGCCCCGGGCCTGGAACGCACCACCGGCCAGATCGCGCTCAACGCCTTCCCCGCCGCCATCCTCGGCGGCCTCGCCTCCCCGACGGGTGCCCTCGCGGGAAGTCTCATCATCGGGCTGACCGAGTCCCTCGTCATCGGCTACCAGTCCGAACTGCACGTCCTCGGCGAGGGGTTCGGCGACGTCGCCCCGTACGCCGTGATGCTGCTGGTGCTCCTCGTACGGCCCAACGGGCTGTTCGGCGCGAAGGGAGCGGCCCGTGTCTGA
- the mgrA gene encoding L-glyceraldehyde 3-phosphate reductase: protein MNHLASPDRYDGTMRYRRTGRSGLDLPLLSLGYWHNFGDDRSFESQRAIALRAFDLGITHHDLANNYGPPYGSAEINFGRLMKRDLAPYRDEMVISTKAGWDMWPGPYGQGGGSRKYLLASLDQSLERMGLEYVDIFYSHRLDATTPLEETMGALDTAVRQGKALYVGISSYDAERSRQAAEILHDLGTPLLIHQPSYNMLNRWIETDGLLDVAQEEGFGVIGFTALAQGLLTGRYLDGVPQDSRAAAATSFDAGWLTDDMLRRLRAVNDIAARRGQTLAQMALAWALRDPRVTSLVIGASRTEQLEQNVAALENLDFTAEELAEIDTYATEGGVDLWRDARQGALG from the coding sequence ATGAACCACCTCGCCAGTCCCGACCGCTACGACGGCACCATGCGCTACCGGCGCACCGGCCGCTCGGGCCTCGACCTCCCGCTACTGTCCTTGGGCTACTGGCACAACTTCGGTGACGACCGGTCCTTCGAGAGCCAGCGCGCCATCGCCCTGCGCGCCTTCGACCTGGGCATCACCCACCACGACCTGGCCAACAACTACGGCCCGCCCTACGGCTCCGCAGAGATCAACTTCGGCCGGCTGATGAAGCGGGACCTGGCGCCGTACCGCGACGAGATGGTGATCTCCACCAAGGCCGGCTGGGACATGTGGCCCGGCCCCTACGGCCAGGGCGGCGGCTCCCGGAAGTACCTGCTGGCCTCGCTCGACCAGTCCCTGGAGCGCATGGGGCTGGAGTACGTGGACATCTTCTACTCGCACCGCCTCGACGCCACCACTCCCCTCGAGGAGACCATGGGCGCCCTGGACACCGCGGTGCGGCAGGGCAAGGCGCTCTACGTCGGCATCTCCTCCTACGACGCCGAGCGCAGCCGCCAGGCCGCGGAGATCCTGCACGACCTGGGCACCCCGCTGCTGATCCACCAGCCGTCGTACAACATGCTCAACCGCTGGATCGAGACGGACGGCCTGCTGGACGTGGCCCAGGAGGAGGGCTTCGGCGTCATCGGGTTCACCGCCCTGGCCCAGGGGCTGCTCACCGGCCGCTATCTGGACGGCGTGCCGCAGGACTCGCGGGCCGCCGCCGCGACCTCCTTCGACGCCGGCTGGCTGACCGACGACATGCTGCGCCGGCTGCGGGCGGTGAACGACATCGCGGCCCGCCGCGGCCAGACGCTGGCGCAGATGGCCCTGGCCTGGGCGCTGCGTGACCCCCGCGTCACCTCGCTGGTCATCGGCGCCTCGCGCACCGAGCAGCTGGAGCAGAACGTGGCGGCGCTGGAGAACCTCGACTTCACCGCCGAGGAGCTGGCCGAGATCGACACGTACGCCACGGAGGGCGGCGTCGACCTGTGGCGGGACGCCCGTCAGGGCGCGCTGGGCTGA
- a CDS encoding SpoIIE family protein phosphatase, whose product MTREDFRDADTTTADSGNRAGGRTVPGPASLASLLVSLGTGAYVVDSKGTVVAVNAHAERLLGRPEEEFLGRDAHDLLHRSRYGAPLPRTQCGMRHAYMAGRTVQSEEEWFERGDGSLVRVSWLVTPCRTDDGADRTLVLFHTPHDPEEVRAPGSRFISPLPELERLALLAETTTQLTATLDVETALRRLVRLVVPQLADWAVVDLVTERGEVRRTTVVHADNGDLVRREDLQGPLAPVPQNSLMPLARALRGVSPALADPSLHRTPDSPFAVEQRRLFAESGIHSAAVAPIRGLREVLGALTLGRADRPDPFTAADLPLVEDVCRRAGLALDNARLYQRQRKVAETMQRHLLPQLPHVPGLEMSARYLAAPDASQVGGDWYDAFVLPDGTTALAVGDVVGHDLDAAAGMAQMRNVLRAYAWSQQDPPSRIVSRLDRAAVHITEVTMATLLFARMSPVGDGRWTLSWTNAGHPPPLLVTRDGEARHLTDGHGILLGSGTDRPRPDGEAELLPGATLLFYTDGLIEEPGRDLEEGMERLRVHAAALAQQSPDRFTDLVLERARPADNDDDVALLTVRVPVDGAASRH is encoded by the coding sequence ATGACACGCGAAGACTTCAGGGACGCGGACACCACAACCGCGGACAGCGGGAACAGGGCGGGCGGACGGACGGTGCCCGGACCGGCGTCGCTGGCCTCGCTGCTGGTGTCCCTCGGCACCGGCGCCTACGTGGTGGACTCCAAGGGCACCGTCGTTGCGGTCAACGCCCACGCCGAGCGGCTGCTGGGCCGGCCCGAGGAGGAGTTCCTCGGCCGCGACGCGCACGACCTGCTGCACCGCAGCCGGTACGGCGCTCCGCTGCCCCGCACCCAGTGCGGGATGCGGCACGCCTACATGGCCGGGCGCACGGTGCAGTCGGAGGAGGAGTGGTTCGAGCGCGGCGACGGTTCCCTCGTCCGGGTGTCCTGGCTGGTCACTCCGTGCCGCACCGACGACGGGGCCGATCGCACCCTGGTGCTCTTCCACACGCCGCACGACCCGGAGGAGGTGCGCGCACCGGGCAGCCGGTTCATCAGTCCCCTGCCCGAGCTGGAGCGGCTCGCCCTGCTGGCCGAGACCACCACCCAGCTCACCGCCACCCTCGACGTCGAGACGGCGCTGCGCAGGCTGGTGCGGCTGGTGGTGCCGCAGCTCGCCGACTGGGCGGTCGTCGACCTGGTCACCGAACGCGGCGAGGTGCGGCGCACCACCGTGGTCCACGCCGACAACGGCGACCTGGTGCGCCGCGAGGATTTGCAGGGCCCCCTGGCCCCCGTGCCGCAAAACTCCCTGATGCCGCTCGCCCGGGCGCTGCGCGGGGTCTCCCCCGCCCTGGCCGATCCCTCGCTGCACCGGACGCCGGACTCCCCCTTCGCGGTGGAGCAGCGCCGGCTGTTCGCGGAGTCCGGCATCCACTCCGCGGCCGTCGCGCCGATCCGGGGGCTGCGCGAGGTGCTCGGGGCGCTGACCCTGGGCCGGGCGGACCGTCCGGACCCGTTCACCGCGGCCGATCTGCCGCTGGTGGAGGACGTCTGCCGGCGGGCCGGCCTGGCGCTGGACAACGCCCGGCTGTACCAGCGGCAGCGCAAGGTCGCCGAGACCATGCAGCGTCACCTGCTGCCGCAGCTCCCGCACGTGCCCGGGCTGGAGATGAGCGCCCGGTACCTGGCCGCGCCCGACGCCTCGCAGGTCGGCGGCGACTGGTACGACGCGTTCGTGCTGCCCGACGGGACCACGGCGCTGGCCGTCGGGGACGTCGTCGGGCACGACCTCGACGCGGCGGCGGGCATGGCGCAGATGCGCAACGTGCTGCGGGCGTACGCGTGGTCCCAGCAGGATCCGCCGAGCAGGATCGTCTCCCGGCTCGACCGGGCGGCCGTGCACATCACCGAAGTCACCATGGCCACGCTGCTGTTCGCCCGGATGTCCCCCGTCGGGGACGGCCGGTGGACGCTGTCGTGGACCAACGCCGGTCACCCCCCGCCGCTGCTGGTCACCCGGGACGGCGAGGCCCGCCATCTCACCGACGGGCACGGCATCCTGCTCGGTTCCGGTACGGACCGCCCCCGCCCCGACGGGGAGGCCGAACTCCTGCCGGGGGCGACGCTGTTGTTCTACACCGACGGTCTCATCGAGGAGCCCGGCCGCGATCTGGAGGAAGGGATGGAGCGGCTGCGCGTCCACGCGGCCGCCCTGGCCCAGCAGTCGCCGGACCGGTTCACCGACCTGGTGCTGGAGCGGGCCCGGCCGGCCGACAACGACGACGACGTCGCCCTGCTGACCGTCCGCGTCCCCGTCGACGGGGCGGCCTCACGGCACTGA
- a CDS encoding snapalysin family zinc-dependent metalloprotease, whose protein sequence is MRIRTLTGAVAAVFLLYGPVVGGQAVAVRTADPAAPEGETRVLTYDTSGAGEFASAVDRGATIWNDSVDGVELRPVTSGERADIRIVVDDGWPRTMPSSMGGGTVHLGRQAVDAGHSTVRIAAHELGHVLGLPDRKPGPCSSLMSGASAGPSCTVARPNAAEQAQVEKNFDGALAGLVM, encoded by the coding sequence ATGCGGATCCGTACGCTCACCGGTGCCGTGGCCGCCGTATTCCTCCTGTACGGACCCGTGGTGGGCGGGCAGGCCGTGGCGGTCAGGACCGCCGACCCGGCGGCGCCCGAGGGGGAGACCCGGGTGCTCACCTACGACACGAGCGGGGCCGGGGAGTTCGCGTCCGCGGTCGACCGGGGAGCGACGATCTGGAACGACAGCGTCGACGGTGTGGAACTGCGCCCGGTGACGTCCGGCGAGCGCGCCGACATACGGATCGTCGTGGACGACGGCTGGCCGCGCACCATGCCTTCGTCCATGGGGGGCGGGACCGTCCACCTCGGCCGCCAGGCGGTGGACGCGGGCCACTCCACCGTCCGCATCGCCGCCCACGAACTGGGCCACGTCCTGGGTCTGCCCGACCGCAAACCCGGCCCCTGCTCCAGCCTGATGTCCGGCGCCAGCGCCGGACCCTCCTGCACCGTCGCCCGGCCGAACGCGGCCGAGCAGGCACAGGTCGAGAAGAACTTCGACGGCGCCCTCGCCGGGCTGGTCATGTGA
- a CDS encoding MSMEG_6728 family protein, translating into MQTFLPYPDFCGSALVLDRKRLGKQRVEALQVLRGLIVPGYGWRRHPAVRMWTGYEEALVRYGLDVCRVWRDRGHQDSCAATLVADLATVRPGAPVREQRELAQAGELPPWLGDDAVHRSHRSALVRKDPDVYRELFPDEPDDLPYVWPSSDRDPEAAAG; encoded by the coding sequence ATGCAGACCTTCCTTCCCTACCCCGACTTCTGCGGATCCGCGCTGGTGCTCGACCGGAAGCGGCTCGGCAAGCAGCGGGTGGAGGCGCTCCAGGTGCTGCGCGGGCTGATCGTGCCGGGCTACGGCTGGCGCCGCCATCCCGCGGTGCGCATGTGGACCGGGTACGAGGAGGCGCTGGTGCGCTACGGCCTCGACGTGTGCCGGGTCTGGCGCGACCGCGGCCATCAGGACAGCTGCGCCGCGACCCTGGTCGCCGACCTCGCCACCGTCCGGCCCGGCGCCCCGGTGCGCGAGCAGCGGGAGCTGGCGCAGGCCGGTGAGCTGCCGCCGTGGCTGGGCGACGACGCGGTGCACCGCAGTCACCGCTCCGCGCTGGTGCGCAAGGACCCGGACGTGTACCGGGAGCTGTTCCCCGACGAGCCGGACGACCTGCCGTACGTCTGGCCGTCCTCCGACCGCGACCCGGAGGCGGCGGCCGGCTGA
- a CDS encoding lipase family protein, translating into MSRINSVLTTVVATTACVCASASPAAATDPVVSRGVTIPAFYSPPAELPSGNGKLIRHEPLRLGLSLPGLDGRRLPGTATRLMYTSTDANGQPVAVTGAYIEPSADWKGTGPRPLVVVGSGTMGQGDQCAPSLALENPLTLTGETLSFGYENLAVYRLLATGAAVVVTDYVGLGATDRLHTYVDRVDEGHAMLDAARVARSVPGASVTAASRVGMYGYSQGGGASASAAELQSGYAPDVPLAGTYSGAPPANLTDVTKGIDGSALAGALGWSINGFAQTSPALRAVVEANMNDAGRKALEDISTTCVGDAILGYGFTRSTKWTKNGRSVGDIIAGEPAAQAVLDDQRIGRLRPTGPVRVVTGVQDDIVPHGQARQMAVDWCKKGGDVTYKAVRLPNLGDKLLTNHLAPLLTDQGDAIEWLTDRLKGKATSSNCWTMPLQP; encoded by the coding sequence GTGAGCCGTATCAACAGCGTGCTGACCACCGTCGTCGCCACGACGGCCTGCGTGTGCGCGTCCGCGTCACCCGCCGCCGCGACCGACCCGGTCGTGTCGCGGGGCGTCACCATCCCCGCCTTCTACTCCCCGCCTGCCGAACTGCCGTCGGGCAACGGCAAGCTGATCCGCCATGAGCCGCTGCGTCTCGGGCTGAGCCTGCCCGGCCTGGACGGCCGCCGGCTGCCAGGCACGGCCACCCGCCTGATGTACACCTCGACCGACGCGAACGGGCAGCCGGTCGCCGTCACCGGCGCCTACATCGAGCCGTCCGCCGACTGGAAAGGCACCGGGCCCCGCCCCCTGGTCGTCGTCGGCTCGGGCACCATGGGCCAGGGCGACCAGTGCGCCCCCTCCCTCGCCCTGGAGAACCCGCTGACCCTCACCGGGGAGACCCTGTCGTTCGGTTACGAGAACCTGGCGGTCTACCGCCTGCTCGCCACCGGCGCGGCGGTCGTCGTCACCGACTACGTGGGCCTCGGCGCCACCGACCGGCTGCACACCTACGTCGACCGCGTCGACGAGGGGCACGCGATGCTGGACGCCGCCCGGGTGGCGCGTTCCGTACCCGGCGCGTCCGTCACCGCCGCCTCCCGGGTGGGGATGTACGGCTACAGCCAGGGCGGCGGCGCCAGCGCCTCCGCCGCCGAGCTCCAGAGCGGCTACGCGCCCGACGTCCCCCTGGCCGGCACCTACAGCGGCGCGCCGCCGGCCAACCTGACCGACGTGACCAAGGGCATCGACGGCAGCGCCCTGGCCGGCGCGCTGGGCTGGTCCATCAACGGCTTCGCCCAGACCTCGCCGGCCCTGCGGGCGGTGGTCGAGGCGAACATGAACGACGCCGGACGCAAGGCGCTCGAGGACATCTCCACCACCTGCGTCGGTGACGCGATCCTGGGCTACGGCTTCACCAGGAGCACCAAGTGGACGAAGAACGGCCGGTCCGTCGGCGACATCATCGCCGGCGAGCCCGCCGCCCAGGCGGTGCTGGACGACCAGCGCATCGGGCGCCTTCGGCCCACCGGCCCGGTCCGCGTGGTCACCGGCGTGCAGGACGACATCGTGCCGCACGGCCAGGCGCGGCAGATGGCCGTGGACTGGTGCAAGAAGGGCGGCGACGTCACCTACAAGGCGGTCCGGCTGCCGAACCTCGGCGACAAGCTGCTGACCAACCATCTGGCGCCGCTGTTGACCGACCAGGGGGACGCGATCGAATGGCTGACCGACCGGCTCAAAGGCAAGGCCACCAGCTCGAACTGCTGGACGATGCCACTCCAGCCGTGA